Proteins encoded by one window of Rhodospirillaceae bacterium:
- a CDS encoding N-6 DNA methylase has translation MADDSEFRAYPYILKVLGDLGWDTKSPRRGGQVYTQGEFRRHDSLLTDALGRKAPENVVVIPWDGGPRYWIIEAKPTHRGLNKALGEAQGYADRVNIVDDRSTARFATGIAGTPDQSFYVRTTYWDGSAWQEVAINNFMATGFLTLEQCLNILSQNSPRILDYDVNLDLFLAKANDINKTLHANAVAARDRAKLVAGLLLALAEDSTLRINRSPRTLVGDVNSRIESLLDRHRKVDFLPEVQLKLPANNENHRKYWSAIVETMQHLREMNIRSAINSGTDALGQFYETFLKYANDASEMGIVLTPRHITRFAVSVLHIQHEHAIYDPTCGTGGFLVAALDTIRASHHGTHPDVYDRFRNDFLHGIEQADDVFGLALVNMIFRGDGKSRIHNGNCFDSTFIRHNGRIVRLRKDDPRPEDAVRPFARVLMNPPFAMPEPEHEFVNHALEQTQAGGLLFAILPNGPITGQTEGYPQWRKELVKRHTVKAAIKMQRSLFHPSADKVTYALILEAWRPHRADDAVFFAHLFDNLSASRLSKWVNVSERRDNVDRLTAELRIFMAGSTENVSEIPTESGVGTLDLETCDFAPEAYLTNPPDAGPTPPEGLFVALTRRAFRSTRGPMPVPERVQAYGLDDLFNIKRGEVAAVKYLPRGDVPIITTTEQDNGIEGYYALGSTGVIHRDAITITVNGSGGKAFWHPYSFAAVGDVLVCQWRPGLPTDSAFKLYVCDAINRNAWRFSWSRKGTLGRLLTDVQVVLPMKGDRIDFSYIRRAMKRAQGYDALVALLDEE, from the coding sequence ATGGCGGATGACAGCGAATTTCGGGCATACCCCTATATCCTGAAGGTTCTGGGGGACCTTGGCTGGGATACCAAGTCGCCGCGCCGCGGCGGGCAAGTCTACACCCAGGGCGAGTTCCGCCGCCACGATAGCCTGCTGACCGACGCGCTGGGCCGGAAGGCCCCGGAGAACGTCGTCGTCATTCCGTGGGACGGCGGGCCGCGCTACTGGATCATCGAAGCGAAGCCGACGCACCGGGGCCTGAACAAGGCCCTAGGCGAGGCGCAGGGCTATGCCGACAGAGTGAACATCGTTGACGACCGCAGTACGGCGCGCTTCGCCACCGGGATCGCCGGGACGCCCGATCAATCCTTCTACGTCAGAACGACCTATTGGGACGGCAGCGCGTGGCAGGAAGTGGCAATCAACAACTTCATGGCGACCGGCTTCCTGACGCTTGAACAATGCCTCAACATTCTCAGCCAGAACAGCCCGCGCATTCTCGATTACGACGTCAATCTCGATCTGTTCCTCGCCAAGGCGAACGACATCAACAAGACGTTGCACGCCAATGCGGTTGCCGCCCGAGACCGGGCGAAACTGGTCGCCGGGCTGCTTCTGGCGCTGGCCGAAGACAGCACGCTAAGGATCAACCGGAGTCCGCGAACGCTGGTCGGAGACGTGAACTCGCGCATCGAGTCGCTGCTGGACAGGCACCGCAAGGTGGATTTCCTGCCAGAGGTCCAACTGAAACTCCCGGCGAACAACGAGAATCACCGCAAGTATTGGTCGGCCATTGTCGAGACGATGCAGCACCTCCGGGAAATGAACATTCGGTCGGCGATCAACAGCGGGACCGATGCGCTGGGCCAGTTCTACGAGACGTTCCTGAAATACGCGAACGACGCGAGCGAAATGGGGATCGTCCTGACGCCGCGGCACATCACCCGGTTCGCGGTGTCCGTGCTGCACATCCAGCATGAGCACGCCATCTACGATCCGACGTGCGGGACCGGCGGGTTCCTGGTAGCCGCGCTCGATACGATCCGGGCGAGCCACCACGGCACGCATCCCGATGTGTACGACCGATTCCGCAACGACTTTCTGCACGGGATAGAGCAAGCCGACGATGTTTTCGGCCTGGCACTGGTCAACATGATCTTCCGGGGCGATGGCAAGAGCCGCATTCACAACGGGAATTGCTTCGACAGCACATTCATTCGCCACAACGGCCGCATCGTCAGACTCCGCAAGGACGATCCGAGGCCGGAAGATGCCGTTCGGCCCTTTGCCCGCGTGCTGATGAATCCGCCCTTCGCGATGCCCGAACCCGAGCATGAGTTCGTCAATCATGCCTTGGAACAAACCCAAGCCGGGGGGCTGCTGTTCGCCATTCTCCCGAACGGCCCTATCACCGGGCAGACCGAAGGGTATCCGCAATGGCGCAAGGAGCTGGTGAAGCGGCACACCGTCAAGGCGGCGATCAAGATGCAGCGCAGCCTGTTTCACCCTTCGGCCGACAAAGTGACCTACGCGCTTATTCTCGAAGCGTGGCGCCCGCACAGGGCCGACGATGCTGTCTTTTTCGCGCATCTGTTCGACAACCTGAGCGCCAGCAGGCTGTCCAAGTGGGTCAACGTCTCGGAACGGCGGGACAACGTGGACAGGCTGACAGCCGAATTGCGGATTTTCATGGCCGGGTCCACGGAGAATGTGTCTGAGATTCCGACCGAAAGCGGCGTCGGGACGCTGGATCTGGAAACCTGCGACTTCGCGCCAGAAGCCTATCTGACCAACCCGCCCGACGCCGGGCCGACGCCACCGGAAGGGCTGTTCGTGGCGCTGACGCGGCGCGCGTTCCGATCCACTCGCGGCCCGATGCCAGTCCCGGAGCGGGTACAGGCATACGGACTCGATGACCTGTTCAACATCAAGCGCGGTGAGGTTGCAGCCGTCAAATACCTGCCGCGCGGAGACGTGCCGATCATTACGACGACCGAACAGGACAACGGCATCGAAGGGTATTACGCACTCGGAAGCACAGGTGTCATTCACCGCGACGCCATCACCATCACCGTCAACGGCTCCGGCGGAAAGGCTTTCTGGCACCCCTATTCGTTTGCCGCGGTCGGCGATGTGCTGGTTTGCCAATGGCGACCGGGCCTGCCGACCGACTCGGCGTTCAAATTGTACGTCTGCGACGCGATCAACCGCAACGCATGGCGCTTCTCTTGGAGCAGGAAGGGCACGTTGGGGCGGCTACTCACCGATGTCCAGGTGGTCTTGCCTATGAAGGGCGATCGGATAGATTTCAGTTACATACGCCGGGCAATGAAGCGCGCGCAGGGATACGACGCTTTGGTCGCGTTGTTGGATGAGGAATGA
- a CDS encoding IS1595 family transposase, with translation MPQTYTFRQFDADYPDNDACLAKIMELRYGDNPFCRECKRHTKYHRIAKRRAYACQFCGAHVYPCVGTPFEKSRTPLRDWFFAMYLFTTTRHGVAAKELERQLGVTYKTAWRIGHELRKLMAGMDVSGLFGEVEADETYVGGKRPGKRGRGAEGKSVVVGLKQRQGPVKSKVVPDAKRRTIEPEIVRNVRQGSVVHTDEWFAYRGLHLRGYTHRTVHHGAQEWVRGGSHTNSIEGYWAQLKRSIRGTHIHVSAKHLPKYLAEFDFRHNVRKRPDLMFPLLMELIRRARPAAT, from the coding sequence ATGCCACAGACCTACACCTTCCGCCAGTTCGACGCCGATTATCCCGACAACGACGCCTGCCTGGCGAAGATCATGGAACTGCGCTACGGCGACAACCCGTTCTGCCGGGAGTGCAAGCGGCACACCAAGTATCACCGGATCGCCAAGCGCCGGGCCTATGCCTGCCAGTTCTGCGGTGCGCACGTCTACCCCTGCGTCGGCACGCCGTTCGAGAAAAGCCGCACGCCACTCCGGGACTGGTTCTTTGCCATGTACCTGTTCACAACGACTCGGCATGGCGTCGCCGCGAAGGAACTGGAGCGCCAGTTGGGCGTGACCTACAAGACGGCATGGCGGATAGGCCATGAACTGCGCAAGCTGATGGCGGGCATGGACGTGTCCGGCCTGTTCGGCGAGGTCGAGGCGGACGAAACCTACGTTGGCGGCAAGCGGCCCGGCAAACGCGGCCGCGGCGCCGAAGGCAAGTCGGTCGTCGTCGGGCTGAAACAGCGGCAGGGTCCGGTCAAGAGCAAGGTGGTTCCCGACGCCAAGCGGCGGACCATCGAGCCGGAGATTGTCAGGAACGTCCGGCAGGGCTCGGTCGTCCACACCGATGAATGGTTCGCCTACCGCGGGCTGCACCTGCGAGGCTACACACACCGGACGGTGCATCACGGAGCGCAGGAATGGGTGCGCGGCGGCTCGCACACAAACAGCATCGAAGGCTATTGGGCGCAGCTAAAGCGTTCGATCCGGGGAACGCACATCCATGTGTCGGCGAAGCATCTGCCCAAGTATCTCGCGGAGTTCGATTTTCGGCACAACGTCAGGAAGCGTCCCGATCTGATGTTTCCGCTTCTGATGGAACTGATTCGTCGGGCACGGCCTGCCGCAACATAG
- a CDS encoding IS1595 family transposase encodes MPAFGLRIGQRAERREARHHPFRCRKCRKRFSVKTGTVMEASNIGYQNWAVAIYLFMTSLKSVSSMKLARELGITQKAAWFLAHRLRDAYRADTGLFGGPVEVDEAYMGGRESNKHADKKLQAGRGTVGKSIVAGVRDRVTGKVSAEVVPYNDRRTLQSFVEQRAVIGAKVYTDEAAAYREMPYHRHGAVRHASGEYVRGEAHTQGIEAFWAMLKRAHKSTFHKISPKHLQRYVDEFAGRHNVRELDTADQMGDMVAGMVGRRLKYDELTADNELANGARG; translated from the coding sequence GTGCCCGCATTCGGGCTGCGGATCGGACAACGTGCAGAGCGGCGCGAAGCACGCCACCATCCCTTCCGCTGCCGGAAGTGCCGCAAGCGGTTCTCGGTCAAGACCGGGACTGTCATGGAAGCCTCGAACATCGGCTACCAGAACTGGGCGGTCGCCATCTACCTGTTCATGACCAGCCTCAAGAGCGTGTCCAGCATGAAACTGGCGCGGGAGCTCGGCATCACGCAGAAAGCGGCCTGGTTTCTCGCGCACCGCCTGCGCGACGCCTACAGGGCGGATACCGGCCTGTTCGGCGGGCCGGTCGAGGTCGACGAGGCATACATGGGCGGCCGGGAGAGCAACAAGCACGCGGACAAGAAGCTGCAGGCCGGCCGCGGCACGGTCGGCAAGAGCATCGTCGCCGGAGTGCGCGATCGCGTGACCGGGAAGGTCAGCGCCGAAGTCGTGCCGTACAACGACAGGCGGACGCTACAGAGTTTCGTGGAGCAGCGCGCCGTGATCGGCGCGAAGGTCTATACCGACGAGGCCGCGGCCTATCGGGAGATGCCCTATCATCGCCACGGAGCCGTCCGCCACGCCAGCGGCGAGTATGTCCGGGGCGAGGCGCACACCCAGGGCATCGAAGCCTTCTGGGCGATGCTCAAGCGCGCCCACAAAAGCACCTTCCACAAGATCAGCCCGAAGCACCTGCAACGCTATGTGGACGAGTTCGCCGGGCGCCACAACGTGCGCGAACTGGACACCGCGGACCAGATGGGCGATATGGTGGCAGGGATGGTCGGCCGGCGGCTCAAATACGACGAACTGACCGCGGACAACGAGCTGGCGAACGGCGCCCGAGGCTAA
- a CDS encoding transferrin-binding protein-like solute binding protein, whose translation MYETDVTGIGIQAPTESYGGYGEWMSFHVIGPTPAVAASVLTNAGLFTIGAASYGNLYVDPSGDSRPKDSAIYEGSMVGREHGWLGAKEVQGKSQVAYDFSAATVDVLLTEIVYRDTLRPTAHDQNVSWLNIPVNRDASFYIPGHGNHADNQNPHPSRGYIDGDFYGPQGQEVSGVFETKYMVGAFGAKRGN comes from the coding sequence ATGTACGAAACAGACGTAACGGGAATAGGAATCCAAGCCCCAACAGAATCCTACGGAGGCTATGGCGAGTGGATGTCCTTCCACGTAATCGGGCCAACACCGGCCGTGGCGGCGTCAGTCTTGACTAACGCAGGTCTCTTCACCATCGGCGCCGCCTCGTACGGAAACCTATATGTCGACCCCTCCGGCGACAGCAGACCGAAAGACTCCGCCATTTACGAAGGATCGATGGTAGGACGCGAACATGGGTGGCTAGGCGCCAAGGAGGTTCAAGGGAAATCCCAGGTCGCATACGATTTTTCTGCGGCCACAGTTGATGTTCTCCTAACTGAAATAGTCTACCGCGACACCCTGAGACCGACAGCGCACGATCAAAACGTGAGTTGGTTGAACATTCCCGTGAACAGGGACGCCTCTTTCTACATTCCTGGCCACGGCAACCACGCGGACAATCAAAATCCACATCCAAGCCGAGGCTACATAGACGGCGACTTTTACGGACCACAAGGGCAGGAGGTTTCCGGCGTATTTGAAACCAAATACATGGTGGGGGCCTTCGGAGCCAAACGGGGGAATTAG